A genomic region of Hippoglossus hippoglossus isolate fHipHip1 chromosome 8, fHipHip1.pri, whole genome shotgun sequence contains the following coding sequences:
- the atxn7l3 gene encoding ataxin-7-like protein 3 has translation MKMEDMPLSGPDNTKLEALVHDIYSELVEDACLGLCFEVHRAVKQGYFFLDETDQESMKEFEIVDQPGVDIFGQVYNQWKNKECECPNCKRLIAASRFAPHLEKCLGMGRNSSRIASRRLATNNNMNKSESDQEDNDDLNDNDWSYGAEKKAKKRKSDKNQNSPRRSKSLKHKNGDLGSSITSEPYKYNYNTGISYETLGPDEVRSLLTTQCGVISEHTKKMCTRSQRCPQHTDEQRRAVRVFLLGPSALSLPDADAVVESDNFELPDGQTLMSRLQWEDSPDISPTDSASSKASTNHSDSRKPKKKRTSLGLNSGGGSLTGGCSSSSGSSQSNINLSTKKKRPKLSAPSISSIYDDLN, from the exons atgaaaatggagGATATGCCCCTGTCAGGCCCAGACAACACCAAGCTGGAG GCCTTGGTCCATGACATCTACTCTGAGCTGGTGGAAGATGCCTGTTTGGGTCTGTGTTTTGAAGTACATCGTGCTGTGAAACAGGGATATTTCTTCTTGGATGAAACAGACCAAGAGAGCATGAAGGAGTTCG AAATTGTGGACCAACCAGGAGTGGACATATTTGGGCAGGTTTACAACCAGTGGAAGAACAAAGAGTGTGAGTGTCCAAACTGCAAAAGACTGATAGCAGCTTCTCGCTTCGCTCCACACTTGGAGAAATGTCTCGGCATGGGACGTAACAGCAGTCGAATTGCCAGCCGCAG GCTAGccactaataataatatgaacAAATCAGAGAGTGACCAGGAAGACAATGATGACCTTAATGATAACGACTGGTCGTATGgggcagaaaaaaaag CCAAGAAGAGAAAGTCAGATAAG aATCAAAATTCCCCCAGAAGATCCAAATctctaaaacacaaaaatg GCGATCTCGGAAGCAGCATCACCTCAGAGCCTTACAAG TATAACTACAACACTGGCATCAGTTATGAAACATTAGGACCGGATGAAGTCAGATCCCTCTTAACAACA CAATGTGGGGTGATCTCCGAGCACACCAAGAAGATGTGTACCAG GTCTCAGCGATGTCCCCAGCACACGGACGAACAGAGGAGGGCCGTCAGGGTGTTCCTCCTGGGGCCGTCCGC GTTGTCGCTGCCCGATGCCGATGCAGTGGTGGAGAGCGACAACTTTGAGCTTCCAGACGGACAGACCCTGATGAGCCGCCTGCAGTGGGAAGACTCTCCTGATATCTCCCCCACAGACTCTGCCTCATCGAAAGCCA GCACCAACCATTCAGACTCGAGGAAGccgaagaagaagaggacgtcTCTCGGTTTGAACAGCGGAGGAGGAAGTCTGactggaggctgcagcagcagcagcggcagctctCAGAGTAATATCAACTTGTCGACCAAAAAAAAGAGGCCCAAACTCTCAGCACCTTCTATTTCAAGTATCTATGATGACTTAAACTAG
- the ubtf gene encoding nucleolar transcription factor 1 isoform X1, with amino-acid sequence MNGEMEAAAPVQVWAQDDLLKLLEAMKVALPQKDMTKYKTSESHLDWQKVAFNTFTAEMCRQKWLEVSKEIRKFRTLTELIVDAQDYIKNPYKGKKIKKHPDFPKKPLTPYFRFFMEKRAKYAKLHPEMSNLDLTKILSKKYRELPEKKKKKYVEDFLRDKESFVHSMMKFREDHPDLVESMAKKGSNVPEKAKTPQQLWYTHEKKAFLKTRPDATTKDIKEGLGKQWTQLSDKKRLKWIAKSLEQQKLYEQTMREYIQQHPELNMVQGDYVKSTLTKAERHLKDKSDGRPDKPPPNGYSMFCAELMSSMKDVPSTERMVMCSQRWKLLKQNEKDAYQKRCEQRKKDYEIDMNRFLSSLSVEEQQRVLGEDKFGLRKGSAAGSPASKKRNAKAKASPEKPKRPISAMFIFSEEKRPKLQQERPDLSDSELTRLLARMWNELPDKKKEKYKRLETVLKAESEKKEKEDRSRLPDPPKTAQDIWQQSVIGDYLARFKSDRPKAQKAMEATWSTMEKKEKIMWIKKAAEDQKRYERDLCEMRSPAAAAIASGKKIKFEGEPKKPPSNGYQKFSQEMLSNGELNHLPMKERMTEIGSRWQRLPLKDKDRYKKIAEEKQRQYKVILEQWLASLSTQERNTYKEYTSQKRRTTAKPGGPKAKFKKSDTEEEEDEEDDEPEKASSDADSSSEDDEDEDDDDEEDKKEDDEEDDEAEDKENKSDDSSSDSNSQASSDSDSD; translated from the exons ATGAATGGAGAAATGGAGGCAGCTGCACCAGTGCAAG TTTGGGCGCAGGATGACCTCTTAAAGTTGCTGGAGGCCATGAAAGTGGCCCTTCCTCAGAAAGACATGACGAAATATAAAACATCAGAGTCCCACCTCGACTGGCAGAAGGTGGCCTTCAACACCTTCACAGCTGAGATGTGTAGGCAGAAGTGGCTGGAAGTCTCTAAAGAG ATTCGTAAATTCAGGACTCTGACAGAACTGATTGTTGATGCTCAAGACTACATCAAGAACCCTTACAAGGGCAAGAAAATAAAG AAACATCCAGATTTCCCCAAGAAGCCCTTGACTCCATACTTCCGCTTCTTCATGGAAAAGAGGGCCAAATATGCAAAGCTGCACCCTGAGATGAGCAATCTAGATCTCACTAAAATCCTCTCAAAGAAGTACAGAGAGTTACCTGAGAAGAAGAAG aaaAAATACGTTGAGGACTTCTTAAGAGACAAAGAATCGTTTGTCCACAGTATGATGAAGTTCAG GGAAGATCACCCAGACCTTGTGGAGAGCATGGCCAAGAAAGGTTCAAACGTTCCAGAGAAGGCCAAGACGCCTCAACAGCTGTGGTACACCCATGAAAAGAAGGCCTTCCTCAAAACACGCCCAGAT GCGACCACCAAAGACATTAAGGAGGGTCTCGGCAAACAGTGGACGCAACTGTCCGACAAAAAAAGGCTGAAATGGATCGCAAAGTctctggagcagcagaaacTGTATGAG CAAACAATGCGGGAGTACATCCAGCAGCACCCGGAGCTTAACATGGTTCAGGGGGATTATGTGAAGTCCACCCTGACAAAGGCTGAGAGGCACCTGAAGGACAAATCTGACGGCCGACCCGACAAACCACCACC aAATGGTTACTCGATGTTCTGCGCCGAGTTGATGTCGAGCATGAAGGACGTACCCAGCACGGAGCGCATGGTGATGTGCAGCCAGCGGTGGAAGCTGCTCAAACAGAACGAGAAGGACGCTTATCAGAAACGCTGTGAACAA agaaagaaagattaTGAAATTGACATGAACAGATTTCTCAGT AGTTTGtcagtggaggagcagcagcgtgtCTTGGGCGAGGATAAGTTTGGTTTAAGGAAGGGTAGCGCAGCCGGCAGTCCTGCCTCCAAAAAGAGAAATGCGAAAGCAAAG GCCAGCCCAGAGAAACCCAAAAGGCCCATTTCCGCCATGTTCATCTTCTCTGAGGAAAAACGGCCCAAGCTACAGCAAGAGCGACCAGACCTCTCTGACAGTGAACTCACAAGACTGCTGGCACGCATGTGGAATGAACTGCCAGATAAGAAGAAg GAAAAGTACAAACGTCTGGAGACGGTCCTAAAGGCAGAGTctgagaagaaggagaaggaagatCGTAGTCGTTTGCCAGACCCACCTAAGACTGCTCAGGACATTTGGCAACAGAGCGTCATAGGAGACTATCTGGCCAGATTTAAG AGTGACCGACCAAAGGCTCAGAAAGCCATGGAAGCCACCTGGAGCACCatggagaaaaaggagaagattATGTGGATCAAAAAGGCAGCAGAGGATCAGAAAAGATATGAG AGAGACCTGTGTGAGATGCgctcacctgctgctgccgccatTGCCTCAgggaagaaaataaagtttgaggGTGAACCCAAGAAACCACCATC AAACGGATATCAGAAGTTCTCTCAGGAGATGTTGTCCAACGGAGAACTGAATCACCTCCCGATGAAAGAGCGGATGACTGAGATCGGCAGCCGCTGGCAGAGGTTACCTCTGAAGGACAAGGACCGTTACAAGAAGATTGCTGAGGAAAAGCAGAGGCAGTACAAAGTCATCCTGGAACAGTGGCTTGCG AGCTTGTCCACACAAGAGAGAAACACCTACAAAGAATATACTTCACAA AAAAGGAGAACGACGGCAAAACCAGGAGGCCCCAAAGCAAAGTTCAAGAAATCT gacacggaggaggaggaggatgaagaagatgatgagcCCGAGAAGGCTTCTTCTGACGCAGACTCATCCAGCGAGGATGAcgaagatgaggatgatgatgacgaagaGGAC AAgaaggaggatgatgaggaagacGATGAGGCGGAGGACAAAGAGAACAAGTCAGATGACAGCAGCAGCGATTCAAATTCACAGGCGTCGTCAGACTCTGATTCGGACTGA
- the ubtf gene encoding nucleolar transcription factor 1 isoform X4 encodes MNGEMEAAAPVQVWAQDDLLKLLEAMKVALPQKDMTKYKTSESHLDWQKVAFNTFTAEMCRQKWLEVSKEIRKFRTLTELIVDAQDYIKNPYKGKKIKKHPDFPKKPLTPYFRFFMEKRAKYAKLHPEMSNLDLTKILSKKYRELPEKKKKKYVEDFLRDKESFVHSMMKFREDHPDLVESMAKKGSNVPEKAKTPQQLWYTHEKKAFLKTRPDATTKDIKEGLGKQWTQLSDKKRLKWIAKSLEQQKLYEQTMREYIQQHPELNMVQGDYVKSTLTKAERHLKDKSDGRPDKPPPNGYSMFCAELMSSMKDVPSTERMVMCSQRWKLLKQNEKDAYQKRCEQRKKDYEIDMNRFLSSLSVEEQQRVLGEDKFGLRKGSAAGSPASKKRNAKAKASPEKPKRPISAMFIFSEEKRPKLQQERPDLSDSELTRLLARMWNELPDKKKEKYKRLETVLKAESEKKEKEDRSRLPDPPKTAQDIWQQSVIGDYLARFKSDRPKAQKAMEATWSTMEKKEKIMWIKKAAEDQKRYERDLCEMRSPAAAAIASGKKIKFEGEPKKPPSNGYQKFSQEMLSNGELNHLPMKERMTEIGSRWQRLPLKDKDRYKKIAEEKQRQYKVILEQWLASLSTQERNTYKEYTSQKRRTTAKPGGPKAKFKKSDTEEEEDEEDDEPEKASSDADSSSEDDEDEDDDDEEDKEDDEEDDEAEDKENKSDDSSSDSNSQASSDSDSD; translated from the exons ATGAATGGAGAAATGGAGGCAGCTGCACCAGTGCAAG TTTGGGCGCAGGATGACCTCTTAAAGTTGCTGGAGGCCATGAAAGTGGCCCTTCCTCAGAAAGACATGACGAAATATAAAACATCAGAGTCCCACCTCGACTGGCAGAAGGTGGCCTTCAACACCTTCACAGCTGAGATGTGTAGGCAGAAGTGGCTGGAAGTCTCTAAAGAG ATTCGTAAATTCAGGACTCTGACAGAACTGATTGTTGATGCTCAAGACTACATCAAGAACCCTTACAAGGGCAAGAAAATAAAG AAACATCCAGATTTCCCCAAGAAGCCCTTGACTCCATACTTCCGCTTCTTCATGGAAAAGAGGGCCAAATATGCAAAGCTGCACCCTGAGATGAGCAATCTAGATCTCACTAAAATCCTCTCAAAGAAGTACAGAGAGTTACCTGAGAAGAAGAAG aaaAAATACGTTGAGGACTTCTTAAGAGACAAAGAATCGTTTGTCCACAGTATGATGAAGTTCAG GGAAGATCACCCAGACCTTGTGGAGAGCATGGCCAAGAAAGGTTCAAACGTTCCAGAGAAGGCCAAGACGCCTCAACAGCTGTGGTACACCCATGAAAAGAAGGCCTTCCTCAAAACACGCCCAGAT GCGACCACCAAAGACATTAAGGAGGGTCTCGGCAAACAGTGGACGCAACTGTCCGACAAAAAAAGGCTGAAATGGATCGCAAAGTctctggagcagcagaaacTGTATGAG CAAACAATGCGGGAGTACATCCAGCAGCACCCGGAGCTTAACATGGTTCAGGGGGATTATGTGAAGTCCACCCTGACAAAGGCTGAGAGGCACCTGAAGGACAAATCTGACGGCCGACCCGACAAACCACCACC aAATGGTTACTCGATGTTCTGCGCCGAGTTGATGTCGAGCATGAAGGACGTACCCAGCACGGAGCGCATGGTGATGTGCAGCCAGCGGTGGAAGCTGCTCAAACAGAACGAGAAGGACGCTTATCAGAAACGCTGTGAACAA agaaagaaagattaTGAAATTGACATGAACAGATTTCTCAGT AGTTTGtcagtggaggagcagcagcgtgtCTTGGGCGAGGATAAGTTTGGTTTAAGGAAGGGTAGCGCAGCCGGCAGTCCTGCCTCCAAAAAGAGAAATGCGAAAGCAAAG GCCAGCCCAGAGAAACCCAAAAGGCCCATTTCCGCCATGTTCATCTTCTCTGAGGAAAAACGGCCCAAGCTACAGCAAGAGCGACCAGACCTCTCTGACAGTGAACTCACAAGACTGCTGGCACGCATGTGGAATGAACTGCCAGATAAGAAGAAg GAAAAGTACAAACGTCTGGAGACGGTCCTAAAGGCAGAGTctgagaagaaggagaaggaagatCGTAGTCGTTTGCCAGACCCACCTAAGACTGCTCAGGACATTTGGCAACAGAGCGTCATAGGAGACTATCTGGCCAGATTTAAG AGTGACCGACCAAAGGCTCAGAAAGCCATGGAAGCCACCTGGAGCACCatggagaaaaaggagaagattATGTGGATCAAAAAGGCAGCAGAGGATCAGAAAAGATATGAG AGAGACCTGTGTGAGATGCgctcacctgctgctgccgccatTGCCTCAgggaagaaaataaagtttgaggGTGAACCCAAGAAACCACCATC AAACGGATATCAGAAGTTCTCTCAGGAGATGTTGTCCAACGGAGAACTGAATCACCTCCCGATGAAAGAGCGGATGACTGAGATCGGCAGCCGCTGGCAGAGGTTACCTCTGAAGGACAAGGACCGTTACAAGAAGATTGCTGAGGAAAAGCAGAGGCAGTACAAAGTCATCCTGGAACAGTGGCTTGCG AGCTTGTCCACACAAGAGAGAAACACCTACAAAGAATATACTTCACAA AAAAGGAGAACGACGGCAAAACCAGGAGGCCCCAAAGCAAAGTTCAAGAAATCT gacacggaggaggaggaggatgaagaagatgatgagcCCGAGAAGGCTTCTTCTGACGCAGACTCATCCAGCGAGGATGAcgaagatgaggatgatgatgacgaagaGGAC aaggaggatgatgaggaagacGATGAGGCGGAGGACAAAGAGAACAAGTCAGATGACAGCAGCAGCGATTCAAATTCACAGGCGTCGTCAGACTCTGATTCGGACTGA
- the ubtf gene encoding nucleolar transcription factor 1 isoform X2 has protein sequence MNGEMEAAAPVQVWAQDDLLKLLEAMKVALPQKDMTKYKTSESHLDWQKVAFNTFTAEMCRQKWLEVSKEIRKFRTLTELIVDAQDYIKNPYKGKKIKKHPDFPKKPLTPYFRFFMEKRAKYAKLHPEMSNLDLTKILSKKYRELPEKKKKKYVEDFLRDKESFVHSMMKFREDHPDLVESMAKKGSNVPEKAKTPQQLWYTHEKKAFLKTRPDATTKDIKEGLGKQWTQLSDKKRLKWIAKSLEQQKLYEQTMREYIQQHPELNMVQGDYVKSTLTKAERHLKDKSDGRPDKPPPNGYSMFCAELMSSMKDVPSTERMVMCSQRWKLLKQNEKDAYQKRCEQRKKDYEIDMNRFLSSLSVEEQQRVLGEDKFGLRKGSAAGSPASKKRNAKAKASPEKPKRPISAMFIFSEEKRPKLQQERPDLSDSELTRLLARMWNELPDKKKEKYKRLETVLKAESEKKEKEDRSRLPDPPKTAQDIWQQSVIGDYLARFKSDRPKAQKAMEATWSTMEKKEKIMWIKKAAEDQKRYERDLCEMRSPAAAAIASGKKIKFEGEPKKPPSNGYQKFSQEMLSNGELNHLPMKERMTEIGSRWQRLPLKDKDRYKKIAEEKQRQYKVILEQWLASLSTQERNTYKEYTSQKRRTTAKPGGPKAKFKKSDTEEEEDEEDDEPEKASSDADSSSEDDEDEDDDDEEDEDDEEDDEAEDKENKSDDSSSDSNSQASSDSDSD, from the exons ATGAATGGAGAAATGGAGGCAGCTGCACCAGTGCAAG TTTGGGCGCAGGATGACCTCTTAAAGTTGCTGGAGGCCATGAAAGTGGCCCTTCCTCAGAAAGACATGACGAAATATAAAACATCAGAGTCCCACCTCGACTGGCAGAAGGTGGCCTTCAACACCTTCACAGCTGAGATGTGTAGGCAGAAGTGGCTGGAAGTCTCTAAAGAG ATTCGTAAATTCAGGACTCTGACAGAACTGATTGTTGATGCTCAAGACTACATCAAGAACCCTTACAAGGGCAAGAAAATAAAG AAACATCCAGATTTCCCCAAGAAGCCCTTGACTCCATACTTCCGCTTCTTCATGGAAAAGAGGGCCAAATATGCAAAGCTGCACCCTGAGATGAGCAATCTAGATCTCACTAAAATCCTCTCAAAGAAGTACAGAGAGTTACCTGAGAAGAAGAAG aaaAAATACGTTGAGGACTTCTTAAGAGACAAAGAATCGTTTGTCCACAGTATGATGAAGTTCAG GGAAGATCACCCAGACCTTGTGGAGAGCATGGCCAAGAAAGGTTCAAACGTTCCAGAGAAGGCCAAGACGCCTCAACAGCTGTGGTACACCCATGAAAAGAAGGCCTTCCTCAAAACACGCCCAGAT GCGACCACCAAAGACATTAAGGAGGGTCTCGGCAAACAGTGGACGCAACTGTCCGACAAAAAAAGGCTGAAATGGATCGCAAAGTctctggagcagcagaaacTGTATGAG CAAACAATGCGGGAGTACATCCAGCAGCACCCGGAGCTTAACATGGTTCAGGGGGATTATGTGAAGTCCACCCTGACAAAGGCTGAGAGGCACCTGAAGGACAAATCTGACGGCCGACCCGACAAACCACCACC aAATGGTTACTCGATGTTCTGCGCCGAGTTGATGTCGAGCATGAAGGACGTACCCAGCACGGAGCGCATGGTGATGTGCAGCCAGCGGTGGAAGCTGCTCAAACAGAACGAGAAGGACGCTTATCAGAAACGCTGTGAACAA agaaagaaagattaTGAAATTGACATGAACAGATTTCTCAGT AGTTTGtcagtggaggagcagcagcgtgtCTTGGGCGAGGATAAGTTTGGTTTAAGGAAGGGTAGCGCAGCCGGCAGTCCTGCCTCCAAAAAGAGAAATGCGAAAGCAAAG GCCAGCCCAGAGAAACCCAAAAGGCCCATTTCCGCCATGTTCATCTTCTCTGAGGAAAAACGGCCCAAGCTACAGCAAGAGCGACCAGACCTCTCTGACAGTGAACTCACAAGACTGCTGGCACGCATGTGGAATGAACTGCCAGATAAGAAGAAg GAAAAGTACAAACGTCTGGAGACGGTCCTAAAGGCAGAGTctgagaagaaggagaaggaagatCGTAGTCGTTTGCCAGACCCACCTAAGACTGCTCAGGACATTTGGCAACAGAGCGTCATAGGAGACTATCTGGCCAGATTTAAG AGTGACCGACCAAAGGCTCAGAAAGCCATGGAAGCCACCTGGAGCACCatggagaaaaaggagaagattATGTGGATCAAAAAGGCAGCAGAGGATCAGAAAAGATATGAG AGAGACCTGTGTGAGATGCgctcacctgctgctgccgccatTGCCTCAgggaagaaaataaagtttgaggGTGAACCCAAGAAACCACCATC AAACGGATATCAGAAGTTCTCTCAGGAGATGTTGTCCAACGGAGAACTGAATCACCTCCCGATGAAAGAGCGGATGACTGAGATCGGCAGCCGCTGGCAGAGGTTACCTCTGAAGGACAAGGACCGTTACAAGAAGATTGCTGAGGAAAAGCAGAGGCAGTACAAAGTCATCCTGGAACAGTGGCTTGCG AGCTTGTCCACACAAGAGAGAAACACCTACAAAGAATATACTTCACAA AAAAGGAGAACGACGGCAAAACCAGGAGGCCCCAAAGCAAAGTTCAAGAAATCT gacacggaggaggaggaggatgaagaagatgatgagcCCGAGAAGGCTTCTTCTGACGCAGACTCATCCAGCGAGGATGAcgaagatgaggatgatgatgacgaagaGGAC gaggatgatgaggaagacGATGAGGCGGAGGACAAAGAGAACAAGTCAGATGACAGCAGCAGCGATTCAAATTCACAGGCGTCGTCAGACTCTGATTCGGACTGA
- the ubtf gene encoding nucleolar transcription factor 1 isoform X3, with amino-acid sequence MNGEMEAAAPVQVWAQDDLLKLLEAMKVALPQKDMTKYKTSESHLDWQKVAFNTFTAEMCRQKWLEVSKEIRKFRTLTELIVDAQDYIKNPYKGKKIKKHPDFPKKPLTPYFRFFMEKRAKYAKLHPEMSNLDLTKILSKKYRELPEKKKKKYVEDFLRDKESFVHSMMKFREDHPDLVESMAKKGSNVPEKAKTPQQLWYTHEKKAFLKTRPDATTKDIKEGLGKQWTQLSDKKRLKWIAKSLEQQKLYEQTMREYIQQHPELNMVQGDYVKSTLTKAERHLKDKSDGRPDKPPPNGYSMFCAELMSSMKDVPSTERMVMCSQRWKLLKQNEKDAYQKRCEQRKKDYEIDMNRFLSSLSVEEQQRVLGEDKFGLRKGSAAGSPASKKRNAKAKASPEKPKRPISAMFIFSEEKRPKLQQERPDLSDSELTRLLARMWNELPDKKKEKYKRLETVLKAESEKKEKEDRSRLPDPPKTAQDIWQQSVIGDYLARFKSDRPKAQKAMEATWSTMEKKEKIMWIKKAAEDQKRYERDLCEMRSPAAAAIASGKKIKFEGEPKKPPSNGYQKFSQEMLSNGELNHLPMKERMTEIGSRWQRLPLKDKDRYKKIAEEKQRQYKVILEQWLASLSTQERNTYKEYTSQKRRTTAKPGGPKAKFKKSDTEEEEDEEDDEPEKASSDADSSSEDDEDEDDDDEEDDDEEDDEAEDKENKSDDSSSDSNSQASSDSDSD; translated from the exons ATGAATGGAGAAATGGAGGCAGCTGCACCAGTGCAAG TTTGGGCGCAGGATGACCTCTTAAAGTTGCTGGAGGCCATGAAAGTGGCCCTTCCTCAGAAAGACATGACGAAATATAAAACATCAGAGTCCCACCTCGACTGGCAGAAGGTGGCCTTCAACACCTTCACAGCTGAGATGTGTAGGCAGAAGTGGCTGGAAGTCTCTAAAGAG ATTCGTAAATTCAGGACTCTGACAGAACTGATTGTTGATGCTCAAGACTACATCAAGAACCCTTACAAGGGCAAGAAAATAAAG AAACATCCAGATTTCCCCAAGAAGCCCTTGACTCCATACTTCCGCTTCTTCATGGAAAAGAGGGCCAAATATGCAAAGCTGCACCCTGAGATGAGCAATCTAGATCTCACTAAAATCCTCTCAAAGAAGTACAGAGAGTTACCTGAGAAGAAGAAG aaaAAATACGTTGAGGACTTCTTAAGAGACAAAGAATCGTTTGTCCACAGTATGATGAAGTTCAG GGAAGATCACCCAGACCTTGTGGAGAGCATGGCCAAGAAAGGTTCAAACGTTCCAGAGAAGGCCAAGACGCCTCAACAGCTGTGGTACACCCATGAAAAGAAGGCCTTCCTCAAAACACGCCCAGAT GCGACCACCAAAGACATTAAGGAGGGTCTCGGCAAACAGTGGACGCAACTGTCCGACAAAAAAAGGCTGAAATGGATCGCAAAGTctctggagcagcagaaacTGTATGAG CAAACAATGCGGGAGTACATCCAGCAGCACCCGGAGCTTAACATGGTTCAGGGGGATTATGTGAAGTCCACCCTGACAAAGGCTGAGAGGCACCTGAAGGACAAATCTGACGGCCGACCCGACAAACCACCACC aAATGGTTACTCGATGTTCTGCGCCGAGTTGATGTCGAGCATGAAGGACGTACCCAGCACGGAGCGCATGGTGATGTGCAGCCAGCGGTGGAAGCTGCTCAAACAGAACGAGAAGGACGCTTATCAGAAACGCTGTGAACAA agaaagaaagattaTGAAATTGACATGAACAGATTTCTCAGT AGTTTGtcagtggaggagcagcagcgtgtCTTGGGCGAGGATAAGTTTGGTTTAAGGAAGGGTAGCGCAGCCGGCAGTCCTGCCTCCAAAAAGAGAAATGCGAAAGCAAAG GCCAGCCCAGAGAAACCCAAAAGGCCCATTTCCGCCATGTTCATCTTCTCTGAGGAAAAACGGCCCAAGCTACAGCAAGAGCGACCAGACCTCTCTGACAGTGAACTCACAAGACTGCTGGCACGCATGTGGAATGAACTGCCAGATAAGAAGAAg GAAAAGTACAAACGTCTGGAGACGGTCCTAAAGGCAGAGTctgagaagaaggagaaggaagatCGTAGTCGTTTGCCAGACCCACCTAAGACTGCTCAGGACATTTGGCAACAGAGCGTCATAGGAGACTATCTGGCCAGATTTAAG AGTGACCGACCAAAGGCTCAGAAAGCCATGGAAGCCACCTGGAGCACCatggagaaaaaggagaagattATGTGGATCAAAAAGGCAGCAGAGGATCAGAAAAGATATGAG AGAGACCTGTGTGAGATGCgctcacctgctgctgccgccatTGCCTCAgggaagaaaataaagtttgaggGTGAACCCAAGAAACCACCATC AAACGGATATCAGAAGTTCTCTCAGGAGATGTTGTCCAACGGAGAACTGAATCACCTCCCGATGAAAGAGCGGATGACTGAGATCGGCAGCCGCTGGCAGAGGTTACCTCTGAAGGACAAGGACCGTTACAAGAAGATTGCTGAGGAAAAGCAGAGGCAGTACAAAGTCATCCTGGAACAGTGGCTTGCG AGCTTGTCCACACAAGAGAGAAACACCTACAAAGAATATACTTCACAA AAAAGGAGAACGACGGCAAAACCAGGAGGCCCCAAAGCAAAGTTCAAGAAATCT gacacggaggaggaggaggatgaagaagatgatgagcCCGAGAAGGCTTCTTCTGACGCAGACTCATCCAGCGAGGATGAcgaagatgaggatgatgatgacgaagaGGAC gatgatgaggaagacGATGAGGCGGAGGACAAAGAGAACAAGTCAGATGACAGCAGCAGCGATTCAAATTCACAGGCGTCGTCAGACTCTGATTCGGACTGA